In Carassius auratus strain Wakin chromosome 39, ASM336829v1, whole genome shotgun sequence, a genomic segment contains:
- the LOC113057908 gene encoding probable palmitoyltransferase ZDHHC24, giving the protein MARFMSRLWCKLESSGRHLPIVLNAVLVFSITAEVSYLVLVEAPLEPEQKKTEWSSMWKAMHLFAQYFMLGNITWNASLFVKTNPSIRGVFLGGDALGQGWRYCYNCETHTPPRCSHCYDCNVCVLRRDHHCVFFGQCVGFYNYRYFLTCLLFMWAGLLYAVFMNAEVFIVILKEGVTFHSVLLLLMPWIMLVSGQVTARAFAFAFIADTCVVGFLLVAAFLFFHVILMLRGQTTREWYSTRKPYNLGAVANIRECLGKYWYICWLCPLIPSPLPGDGINFKVTGSLEPMK; this is encoded by the exons ATGGCCAGGTTCATGAGTAGACTGTGGTGTAAGTTGGAGTCGTCCGGTCGTCATCTGCCCATCGTTCTGAACGCTGTGCTGGTGTTCTCCATCACTGCTGAGGTTAGTTATTTGGTGCTGGTCGAGGCTCCCCTTGAGCCAGAACAGAAGAAGACTGAGTGGTCCAGTATGTGGAAGGCCATGCATCTCTTCGCTCAGTACTTCATGTTGGGAAATATAACCTGGAATGCCTCTCTGTTTGTCAAAACTAACCCCAGTATTCGCGGAGTGTTTCTTGGAGGCGATGCATTGGGTCAAGGGTGGAG GTACTGTTACAACTGTGAGACACACACTCCTCCTCGGTGCTCACACTGCTACGATTGCAATGTGTGTGTACTGCGGCGTGATCACCACTGTGTGTTTTTTGGCCAGTGTGTGGGTTTCTACAATTACCGGTATTTCCTGACCTGTCTGCTCTTCATGTGGGCAGGGCTGCTCTATGCAGTATTCATGAATGCTGAGGTTTTCATTGTCATCCTGAAGGAGGGTGTAACATTTCACAGTGTCTTGCTCTTGCTTATGCCCTGGATAATGCTCGTCTCTG GACAAGTGACGGCACGAGCGTTTGCTTTTGCATTCATTGCCGACACTTGTGTAGTGGGCTTCCTATTGGTTGCTGCCTTCCTCTTTTTTCATGTGATTCTGATGCTGAGGGGACAGACAACACGTGAGTGGTACTCCACACGGAAGCCTTACAACCTGGGAGCAGTGGCTAACATCAGGGAATGCTTGGGCAAGTACTGGTACATCTGCTGGCTCTGTCCTTTGATACCTTCCCCGCTGCCTGGAGACGGCATAAACTTCAAGGTGACTGGTTCGCTTGAGCCCATGAAGTAG
- the LOC113057909 gene encoding forkhead box protein A4-like translates to MIDEVKRERGDQWISFYSNEVYYGADNQPLGTRGYSPPGHHYQSYGPPCDSAAAGNTGRLGSPVGILPPPNPKGYAECSSSEPEFPALKSVYRRTLSHAKPPYSYISLICMAIQQSPAKRLTLNEIYDWIRQLFPYYRQNQQRWQNSIRHSLSFNDCFVRVPRSPDSPGKGSYWALHPDSGNMFENGCYMRRQKRFKCHKATLPNNLDGEPIKSKGKKKKVEVKSLNSSCKSPVPPPSDTTTHHSSILPVSYPETKAPSPSHLHQHLTPSHTLFPTQPPEISTHLPSLNVPFPTMSTPSLQSVPPASMETSFHCEPTSQHSISVPRLMDFQYCETPVNYPVYCQSNSHPNLTSYAGDSVYYPGFNMCPAPLLSSS, encoded by the coding sequence gtaTATTATGGAGCAGACAACCAGCCGTTGGGCACCAGAGGATATTCCCCCCCAGGACATCACTACCAGAGTTACGGCCCACCGTGTGATTCAGCAGCTGCGGGAAACACCGGGAGACTCGGAAGCCCAGTGGGAATACTGCCTCCACCAAACCCCAAAGGATACGCTGAGTGCAGCTCCAGTGAACCTGAGTTTCCAGCACTGAAATCAGTCTACAGACGGACCTTAAGCCACGCCAAGCCACCATATTCTTACATCTCTCTTATCTGCATGGCAATCCAGCAGTCGCCAGCCAAGAGACTGACACTGAACGAGATCTACGACTGGATCCGCCAGCTCTTTCCGTATTACAGACAGAATCAACAGAGATGGCAAAACTCCATCCGCCATTCCCTGTCATTCAACGACTGCTTCGTGCGTGTACCAAGATCACCAGACTCACCAGGGAAAGGCTCGTACTGGGCCCTGCACCCAGACTCGGGCAACATGTTCGAAAACGGCTGCTACATGCGTCGCCAGAAGCGCTTCAAGTGTCATAAGGCGACGTTGCCAAACAATTTGGATGGAGAACCTATAAAAtcaaaagggaagaaaaaaaaggtgGAGGTCAAGTCACTCAACTCTTCTTGTAAATCACCTGTACCTCCTCCAAGTGACACCACAACACATCATTCAAGCATTTTACCAGTGTCCTATCCTGAAACCAAAGCTCCTTCTCCTTCCCATCTTCATCAGCACCTTACGCCCTCACACACTTTATTTCCTACCCAGCCTCCAGAGATCTCAACACACCTGCCCTCTCTTAACGTCCCATTCCCAACAATGTCCACTCCCAGCCTGCAGTCCGTCCCGCCGGCCTCTATGGAAACCAGCTTTCACTGTGAACCTACATCCCAACACTCCATTTCTGTCCCGCGACTTATGGACTTCCAGTACTGCGAGACTCCGGTGAACTACCCAGTTTACTGCCAGTCCAATTCCCATCCCAACCTCACCTCGTATGCAGGAGACTCGGTTTACTACCCTGGATTTAACATGTGTCCTGCTCCTCTTCTGAGTTCCTCCTGA